In the genome of Candidatus Methylacidiphilales bacterium, one region contains:
- the atpC gene encoding ATP synthase F1 subunit epsilon: MAKLHLEIVTPEKRAYSDDVDGVVIPGVEGELGILPGHTPLLTMVKPGELKVNKGGHVDLLVVGDGFVEVTGTTVTLLTDLAVTEAQIDEGKVEEALQRAEQALAAAKHEPDQAAVLMATIRKSVAQLNLKRRKRG; the protein is encoded by the coding sequence ATGGCAAAACTGCATCTGGAAATCGTGACCCCGGAGAAGAGGGCGTACTCTGATGACGTGGACGGAGTGGTGATTCCCGGTGTCGAGGGAGAATTGGGTATATTACCCGGCCACACCCCGCTGCTGACCATGGTCAAGCCCGGTGAGTTAAAGGTGAACAAGGGGGGCCATGTGGATCTTCTGGTGGTGGGGGATGGCTTTGTGGAGGTAACGGGAACAACGGTCACGCTGCTCACGGACCTTGCGGTGACGGAAGCGCAGATCGACGAAGGCAAGGTTGAGGAAGCTCTGCAGCGTGCCGAGCAGGCCTTGGCGGCGGCGAAGCACGAACCTGACCAGGCTGCCGTTCTCATGGCCACGATCCGGAAATCGGTGGCCCAGTTGAATCTCAAGCGCCGCAAGCGCGGCTGA